The following proteins are encoded in a genomic region of Rattus rattus isolate New Zealand chromosome 2, Rrattus_CSIRO_v1, whole genome shotgun sequence:
- the Ube2m gene encoding NEDD8-conjugating enzyme Ubc12, giving the protein MIKLFSLKQQKKEEESAGGTKGSSKKASAAQLRIQKDINELNLPKTCDISFSDPDDLLNFKLVICPDEGFYKSGKFVFSFKVGQGYPHDPPKVKCETMVYHPNIDLEGNVCLNILREDWKPVLTINSIIYGLQYLFLEPNPEDPLNKEAAEVLQNNRRLFEQNVQRSMRGGYIGSTYFERCLK; this is encoded by the exons aTGATCAAGCTGTTCTCGCTGAAGcagcagaagaaggaggaggagtcgGCTGGCGGCACCAAGGGCAGCAGCAAGAAGGCGTCGGCGGCGCAGCTGCGGATTCAGAAGG ACATTAACGAGCTGAACCTGCCCAAGACGTGTGACATCAGCTTCTCAGACCCAGACGACCTCCTCAACTTCAAACTGGTTATCTGTCCTGATGAA GGCTTTTACAAGAGCGGCAAGTTTGTGTTCAGCTTTAAG GTGGGACAGGGTTACCCACATGACCCTCCCAAGGTGAAGTGTGAAACAATGGTTTATCATCCCAACATTGACCTCGAGGGCAACGTCTGCCTCAACATCCTCAG AGAGGACTGGAAGCCAGTCCTTACGATAAACTCCATAATTTATGGCCTGCAGTATCTCTTCTTG GAGCCCAACCCCGAGGACCCACTGAACAAGGAGGCTGCCGAGGTCCTGCAGAACAATCGGCGGCTGTTTGAACAAAACGTGCAGCGCTCCATGAGAGGTGGTTACATCGGGTCCACCTACTTCGAGCGCTGCCTGAAATAG
- the Chmp2a gene encoding charged multivesicular body protein 2a isoform X2: protein MDLLFGRRKTPEELLRQNQRALNRAMRELDRERQKLETQEKKIIADIKKMAKQGQMDAVRIMAKDLVRTRRYVRKFVLMRANIQAVSLKIQTLKSNNSMAQAMKGVTKAMGTMNRQLKLPQIQKIMMEFERQAEIMDMKEEMMNDAIDDAMGDEEDEEESDAVVSQVLDELGLSLTDELSNLPSTGGSLSVAAGGKKAEATASALADADADLEERLKNLRRD, encoded by the exons ATGGACCTGTTGTTTGGGCGCCGGAAGACGCCAGAGGAACTACTTCGGCAAAACCAGAGGGCCCTGAACCGAGCCATGAGAGAGCTGGACAGGGAACGACAAAAACTAGAAacccaggaaaagaaaatcattgcaGACATCAAAAAGATGGCAAAGCAAGGCCAGATG GATGCTGTTCGAATCATGGCAAAAGACCTGGTGCGTACCCGGCGATATGTGCGCAAGTTCGTGTTGATGCGGGCCAATATCCAGGCTGTGTCCCTCAAGATACAAACTCTAAAATCCAACAACTCAATGGCACAAGCCATGAAGGGTGTTACTAAGGCCATGGGCACCATGAACAGACAG CTAAAATTACCCCAGATCCAGAAGATCATGATGGAGTTTGAACGGCAGGCAGAGATCATGGacatgaaggaagaaatgatgaatgATGCCATTGATGATGCAATGGGtgatgaggaagatgaagaggagag tgatGCTGTTGTGTCCCAGGTACTGGATGAGCTGGGACTGAGCCTCACAGATGAGCTGTCAA ACCTCCCCTCCACTGGAGGCTCACTCAGTGTGGCTGCTGgtggaaagaaagcagaggccACAGCCTCAGCCCTGGCTGATGCTGATGCAGACCTGGAAGAGAGGCTCAAGAACCTTCGCAGGGACTGA
- the Chmp2a gene encoding charged multivesicular body protein 2a isoform X1: MDLLFGRRKTPEELLRQNQRALNRAMRELDRERQKLETQEKKIIADIKKMAKQGQMDAVRIMAKDLVRTRRYVRKFVLMRANIQAVSLKIQTLKSNNSMAQAMKGVTKAMGTMNRQVCPSQSTFPSPLTFRQVTHPPCFFQLKLPQIQKIMMEFERQAEIMDMKEEMMNDAIDDAMGDEEDEEESDAVVSQVLDELGLSLTDELSNLPSTGGSLSVAAGGKKAEATASALADADADLEERLKNLRRD; encoded by the exons ATGGACCTGTTGTTTGGGCGCCGGAAGACGCCAGAGGAACTACTTCGGCAAAACCAGAGGGCCCTGAACCGAGCCATGAGAGAGCTGGACAGGGAACGACAAAAACTAGAAacccaggaaaagaaaatcattgcaGACATCAAAAAGATGGCAAAGCAAGGCCAGATG GATGCTGTTCGAATCATGGCAAAAGACCTGGTGCGTACCCGGCGATATGTGCGCAAGTTCGTGTTGATGCGGGCCAATATCCAGGCTGTGTCCCTCAAGATACAAACTCTAAAATCCAACAACTCAATGGCACAAGCCATGAAGGGTGTTACTAAGGCCATGGGCACCATGAACAGACAGGTTTGTCCCTCCCAATCCACTTTCCCATCCCCATTGACCTTCAGGCAGGTCACTCACCCTCCCTGCTTCTTCCAGCTAAAATTACCCCAGATCCAGAAGATCATGATGGAGTTTGAACGGCAGGCAGAGATCATGGacatgaaggaagaaatgatgaatgATGCCATTGATGATGCAATGGGtgatgaggaagatgaagaggagag tgatGCTGTTGTGTCCCAGGTACTGGATGAGCTGGGACTGAGCCTCACAGATGAGCTGTCAA ACCTCCCCTCCACTGGAGGCTCACTCAGTGTGGCTGCTGgtggaaagaaagcagaggccACAGCCTCAGCCCTGGCTGATGCTGATGCAGACCTGGAAGAGAGGCTCAAGAACCTTCGCAGGGACTGA
- the Trim28 gene encoding transcription intermediary factor 1-beta, whose translation MAASAAAATAAASAATAASAASGSPGSGEGSAGGEKRPAASSAAAASASASSPAGGGGEAQELLEHCGVCRERLRPERDPRLLPCLHSACSACLGPATPAAANNSGDGGSAGDGAMVDCPVCKQQCYSKDIVENYFMRDSGSKASSDSQDANQCCTSCEDNAPATSYCVECSEPLCETCVEAHQRVKYTKDHTVRSTGPAKTRDGERTVYCNVHKHEPLVLFCESCDTLTCRDCQLNAHKDHQYQFLEDAVRNQRKLLASLVKRLGDKHATLQKNTKEVRSSIRQVSDVQKRVQVDVKMAILQIMKELNKRGRVLVNDAQKVTEGQQERLERQHWTMTKIQKHQEHILRFASWALESDNNTALLLSKKLIYFQLHRALKMIVDPVEPHGEMKFQWDLNAWTKSAEAFGKIVAERPGTNSTGPGPMAPPRAPGPLSKQGSGSSQPMEVQEGYGFGSADDPYSSAEPHVSGMKRSRSGEGEVSGLMRKVPRVSLERLDLDLTSDSQPPVFKVFPGSTTEDYNLIVIERGAAAAAAGQAGTVPPGAPGAPPLPGMAIVKEEETEAAIGAPPAAPEGPETKPVLMALTEGPGAEGPRLASPSGSTSSGLEVVAPEVTSAPVSGPGILDDSATICRVCQKPGDLVMCNQCEFCFHLDCHLPSLQDVPGEEWSCSLCHVLPDLKEEDGSLSLDGADSTGVVAKLSPANQRKCERVLLALFCHEPCRPLHQLATDSTFSMEQPGGTLDLTLIRARLQEKLSPPYSSPQEFAQDVGRMFKQFNKLTEDKADVQSIIGLQRFFETRMNDAFGDTKFSAVLVEPPPLNLPSAGLSSQELSGPGDGP comes from the exons ATGGCGGcctcggcggcggcggcgactGCAGCGGCCTCGGCCGCGACGGCCGCCTCAGCGGCCTCTGGTAGCCCAGGGTCGGGAGAAGGCTCGGCGGGCGGTGAAAAGCGCCCCGCAGCCTCTTCAGCCGCGGCGGCCTCGGCATCCGCGTCGTCCCCTGCGGGGGGCGGTGGCGAGGCGCAGGAGCTTTTGGAGCACTGCGGCGTGTGTCGCGAGCGCTTGCGGCCTGAGCGGGATCCTCGGCTGCTGCCCTGCCTGCATTCGGCCTGTAGTGCCTGCCTTGGCCCCGCTACACCCGCCGCAGCTAATAATTCGGGGGATGGCGGCTCGGCGGGCGACGGCGCTA TGGTGGATTGTCCAGTGTGCAAACAACAGTGCTACTCCAAAGACATCGTGGAGAATTATTTTATGCGTGATAGTGGCAGTAAGGCCTCTTCTGATTCCCAGGATGCTAACCAG TGCTGCACTAGCTGTGAAGATAATGCCCCAGCCACTAGCTATTGTGTggagtgctctgaaccactgtgTGAGACCTGTGTGGAGGCTCACCAGCGGGTGAAATACACCAAGGATCACACTGTGCGCTCCACGG gtcctgctaagactcgAGATGGAGAACGAACAGTCTATTGTAATGTGCACAAGCATGAACCCCTTGTGCTGTTTTGTGAGAGCTGTGACACGCTCACTTGCCGGGACTGCCAACTCAATGCTCACAAGGACCACCA GTACCAATTTTTGGAAGATGCAGTGAGGAACCAACGTAAACTCTTGGCTTCACTGGTGAAACGTCTTGGGGACAAACATGCCACACTGCAGAAAAACACCAAGGAGGTTCGAAGCTC GATCCGCCAGGTGTCTGATGTGCAGAAGCGAGTGCAGGTTGATGTCAAGATGGCCATTCTGCAGATCATGAAGGAGCTGAATAAGCGGGGACGAGTTCTGGTCAATGATGCCCAG AAGGTGACTGAGGGTCAGCAGGAACGTCTGGAGCGTCAGCACTGGACCATGACCAAAATCCAGAAGCACCAGGAACACATTTTGCGCTTTGCCTCTTGGGCTTTGGAGAGTGATAACAATACAGCCCTCTTGCTCTCTAAGAAGCTG ATTTATTTCCAGCTGCATCGGGCCCTCAAAATGATTGTGGATCCTGTGGAGCCTCATGGTGAGATGAAGTTTCAGTGGGATCTCAATGCTTGGACCAAGAGTGCTGAAGCCTTTG gTAAGATTGTGGCTGAGCGTCCTGGTACAAACTCCACGGGTCCTGGGCCCATGGCTCCTCCAAGAGCCCCAGGCCCCCTAAGCAAGCAAGGTTCTGGCAGTAGCCAG CCCATGGAAGTACAAGAGGGCTATGGCTTTGGGTCAG cagATGATCCGTACTCAAGTGCAGAGCCACATGTATCAGGCATGAAGCG GTCCCGCTCTGGTGAGGGAGAAGTAAGTGGCCTCATGAGGAAGGTGCCACGTGTGAGCCTTGAACGCCTGGATCTGGATCTCACCTCTGATAGCCAGCCACCAGTCTTCAAGGTCTTTCCTGGAAGCACCACTGAGGACTACAATCTGATTGTTATTGAGCGTGGTGCTGCTGCAGCAGCCGCTGGCCAGGCTGGGACTGTGCCACCAGGAGCCCCTGgtgccccacccctgcctggcATGGCCATTGTCAAG gaagaagagacagaagctgCTATTGGAGCCCCTCCTGCTGCCCCTGAGGGGCCTGAAACCAAGCCTGTGTTGATGGCTCTGACTGAAGGCCCTGGTGCTGAGGGACCTCGTCTAGCTTCACCTAGTGGCAGTACCAGCTCAGGCTTGGAGGTGGTAGCTCCTGAGGTTACCTCAGCCCCAGTAAGTGGGCCAGGTATCCTGGATGACAGTGCCACTATCTGCCGTGTCTGCCAGAAGCCAGGTGACCTGGTCATGTGCAACCAGTGCGAGTTTTGCTTCCACCTGGATTGTCACCTCCCTTCCCTGCAGGATGTTCCAGG GGAGGAATGGAGTTGCTCACTCTGCCACGTGCTCCCTGACCTAAAGGAGGAAGATGGAAGCCTTAGCTTGGATGGAGCAGATAGCACTGGTGTGGTAGCTAAACTCTCACCAGCCAACCAGCGG AAATGTGAGCGTGTTCTGCTGGCCCTTTTCTGCCATGAACCGTGCCGCCCCTTGCATCAGCTGGCTACTGACTCTACATTCTCCATG GAGCAGCCTGGTGGTACCCTAGACCTGACCTTGATTCGTGCTCGCCTCCAAGAGAAGCTGTCACCTCCTTATAGCTCCCCCCAGGAGTTTGCCCAGGATGTGGGTCGCATGTTCAAACAGTTCAATAAGCTGACTGAG GACAAGGCAGATGTTCAGTCCATCATCGGCCTGCAGCGCTTCTTTGAGACGCGAATGAATGATGCCTTTGGTGACACCAAGTTTTCTGCTGTGCTGGTAGAACCACCACCACtgaaccttcccagtgctggcctAAGTTCTCAGGAGCTGTCTGGTCCTGGCGATGGCCCCTGA
- the Zbtb45 gene encoding LOW QUALITY PROTEIN: zinc finger and BTB domain-containing protein 45 (The sequence of the model RefSeq protein was modified relative to this genomic sequence to represent the inferred CDS: inserted 2 bases in 2 codons; deleted 1 base in 1 codon) codes for MAATEAVHHIHLQNFSRSLLETLNGQRLGGHFCDVTVRIREASLRAHRCVLAAGSPFFQDKLLLGHSEIRVPPVVPAQTVRQLVEFLYSGSLVVAQGEALQVLTAASVLRIQTVIDECTQIIXRARVPNPGPCATAPPVXPPLRTAQLRHCLRHLLAASSPGHPNARQLAKQRQPQRLQLPAPPHPSRRGPDTEPVLTAAPEDRGEEDDDETDEETDAEEGEGVGGPGEGQAPPAFPDCAGGFLTAAADSAREDPPASTGITDYGGAGRDFLRGTGVTEDVFPDSYVSAWHEEGSGGPEGCPVETSAPPDCALAGPRPTGVKTPGPPVALFPFHLGAPGPPAPTPPTPSGPAPAPPPPFYPTLQPDAAPSAQLGETQAVPAAPAAQATAISGTPVRAPGAPGAEQPAYECSHCRKTFSSRKNYTKHMFIHSGEKPHQCAVCWRSFSLRDYLLKHMVTHTGVRAFQCAVCAKRFTQKSSLNVHMRTHRPERAPCPACGKVFSHRALLERHLAAHPAP; via the exons ATGGCAGCCACAGAGGCAGTGCACCACATCCACCTACAGAACTTTTCACGCTCACTACTGGAGACCCTCAATGGGCAGAGGCTAGGTGGTCACTTCTGTGATGTGACTGTGCGCATCCGTGAGGCTTCTCTGCGTGCTCACCGCTGTGTGCTGGCCGCAGGCTCACCCTTTTTTCAGGATAAGCTGTTGCTTGGCCACTCAGAGATTCGTGTGCCACCAGTGGTGCCTGCGCAGACAGTGCGCCAGCTGGTCGAGTTCCTGTACAGCGGCTCGCTAGTGGTGGCACAAGGCGAAGCACTGCAGGTACTCACTGCAGCATCGGTGCTTCGCATCCAGACCGTCATTGATGAGTGCACACAGATCA GCCGTGCCCGTGTCcccaaccccgggccttgcgccaCTGCACCACCGG CCCCTCCACTGCGCACCGCGCAGTTGCGCCACTGTCTGCGCCACTTGTTGGCCGCC TCGTCCCCAGGTCATCCTAACGCAAGACAGCTGGCAAAGCAGCGCCAGCCGCAGCGTCTTCAGCTACCTGCACCCCCACACCCATCAAGGCGAGGGCCTGATACGGAGCCAGTGCTGACTGCTGCGCCTGAAGACAGAGGTGAAGAGGATGATGATGAGACCGATGAAGAAACCGACGCTGAAGAAGGTGAAGGCGTTGGCGGCCCGGGTGAGGGCCAGGCTCCCCCTGCCTTCCCCGACTGTGCAGGGGGCTTCCTTACCGCTGCAGCTGACAGCGCGCGAGAAGATCCACCTGCATCCACTGGCATCACTGATTATGGTGGTGCCGGAAGAGATTTCCTTCGGGGGACTGGGGTCACTGAAGATGTGTTTCCAGATAGTTATGTGTCCGCTTGGCATGAGGAAGGCAGCGGAGGTCCAGAAGGTTGTCCGGTAGAAACGTCTGCTCCACCCGACTGTGCCCTGGCTGGGCCTCGCCCAACCGGTGTAAAGACTCCTGGTCCCCCAGTGGCTCTCTTTCCCTTTCACTTGGGTGCTCCTGGTCCCCCAGCGCCAACACCTCCTACTCCATCTGGGCCAGcccctgcacccccaccccccttctaCCCCACGCTCCAGCCAGATGCAGCCCCCAGTGCTCAGCTGGGAGAAACACAGGCTGTGCCTGCAGCCCCTGCTGCTCAGGCCACAGCCATCTCAGGCACTCCTGTGCGTGCCCCCGGTGCCCCAGGGGCTGAGCAACCCGCCTATGAGTGTAGCCACTGCCGCAAGACGTTCAGCTCTCGGAAAAACTACACCAAGCACATGTTCATCCACTCTG GGGAGAAGCCACATCAGTGCGCTGTGTGCTGGCGATCCTTCTCGCTACGCGACTACCTGCTCAAACATATGGTCACACACACCGGTGTGCGAGCCttccagtgtgcagtgtgtgccaaGCGCTTCACTCAGAAGAGTTCACTCaatgtgcacatgcgcacacataggCCTGAACGTGCGCCCTGCCCTGCCTGTGGCAAAGTTTTCTCACACCGTGCGCTGCTAGAGCGACACCTGGCAGCTCACCCTGCACCTTGA